The following is a genomic window from Candidatus Polarisedimenticolaceae bacterium.
CTCTGGCTCGCGCGCACCGGGCGGGCGGCGTTCTGCCTCGTGACCGAGAAGACCGAGGCGCTCCTCGAGCGCGTGGAGCGGCCGCCGGCGCAGGCGCCGT
Proteins encoded in this region:
- a CDS encoding SAM-dependent methyltransferase, encoding MLSPRLAALAAAIAPGSRVADVGSDHGLLPLWLARTGRAAFCLVTEKTEALLERVERPPAQAP